One stretch of Punica granatum isolate Tunisia-2019 chromosome 5, ASM765513v2, whole genome shotgun sequence DNA includes these proteins:
- the LOC116207021 gene encoding rac-like GTP-binding protein RAC2 has product MSSGGGANASKAATAAVSMAAALASATKFIKCVTVGDGAVGKTCLLISYTSNTFPTDYVPTVFDNFSANVMVDGQTVNLGLWDTAGQEDYNRLRPLSYRGADVFILAFSLISRPSFENISRKWVPELRHYAPSVPIILVGTKLDLREDKEFRLSYPGASTISPEQGEELKKQIGALAYVECSSKTQQNVKAVFDTAIKVVLHPPKSKGRPRKFRICRIL; this is encoded by the exons ATGAGCAGCGGAGGAGGAGCTAATGCAAGTAAAGCAGCCACAGCAGCAGTGTCGATGGCGGCAGCCTTGGCATCGGCTACGAAGTTCATCAAGTGTGTGACAGTTGGAGATGGAGCTGTTGGGAAAACCTGCCTACTTATTTCCTACACCAGCAACACCTTCCCCACT GATTATGTTCCAACTGTTTTTGACAACTTCAGTGCCAATGTGATGGTTGATGGTCAGACTGTGAACTTGGGCCTATGGGATACTGCCg GTCAAGAGGACTACAACCGGCTCAGGCCTCTGAGTTACAGAGGCGCCGATGTTTTCATACTCGCCTTCTCCCTCATCAGTAGGCCGAGTTTCGAAAACATCTCCAGAAAA TGGGTCCCAGAGCTCAGACATTATGCCCCCTCAGTCCCCATTATACTAGTGGGAACAAAATTAG ATCTCAGGGAGGACAAAGAGTTCCGCTTGAGTTATCCGGGTGCAAGCACTATTTCACCGGAGCAG GGCGAGGAGCTAAAGAAGCAAATAGGTGCATTGGCATACGTGGAATGCAGCTCGAAGACACAGCAG AATGTGAAGGCTGTCTTCGATACTGCAATCAAGGTTGTGCTCCATCCACCGAAATCTAAAGGCCGACCaagaaaatttagaatttgCAGAATCCTTTGA